The Bacillota bacterium genome contains a region encoding:
- a CDS encoding FtsX-like permease family protein: MLWKKAVRDLKEGRASYLACTAVIFIGLVVFSSFSIVMDNLDVSQRNFYRARRFADGFAEVEAMPCAEVEKLRDLEGIEDIQGRLVREVRVLLPGREESVHLRLISVDPAAQDPINGMELMQGIPLESGEMNIWVDNKFFEANHLELNQEIEVIVEGKKKNLRIVGFGRSPEFIYALRSSTDLYPDPARFGVAFIPYETMRALFAAGKTVNDLVFTLRPGADYLALEQRLEPELKPYGLKRIYPRKDQISHFMLTQELNSLRSTARTLPLLFLSVAALILYLMLRRMVEQQREQIGILKALGYTDREVLLHYLSYPLIVGAAGGLAGGLAGIALSYPLTTMYQVFFNMPGLKSRFSPEHLLLSILLSLAFSGFAGYQGCKGVLALRPAEAMRPPAPPAAAKALLERFPLIWSMLTVQGKMAVRSISRNKRRSLFVFAGITFAFSLGGLTWALKDISEKMLLVQYEKIQAYNVKVDLAHPLDREKATRELARFPGVKRAEPVAELPVTLKNAWREKDVVLLGLPQDGRLYNILDKRDRRVAPPRNGVLISERLARLLGAGPGTQLTVKSPMMRGPEEEKKVEVVGVIPQYLGLNAYMEIGAAGRLLGQENLATGVMLLVEEQRIPLLQRKYNSSPAIAGFVNRAEMFAQIKELMASYSGTILIFALMAVITGFAVIYNSSTITLSERSRELASMMVLGMTPGEALSVITFEQWVLSIFAMLAGIPLTKLFLAGMARAFSTDIYTIPAEMSGLSVVAAFFITAASIWIAQRAAARKVAGLSLVEVLKSRE, encoded by the coding sequence ATGCTCTGGAAGAAGGCGGTCCGGGACCTCAAAGAGGGCAGGGCTTCTTACCTCGCGTGCACAGCCGTGATCTTCATCGGGCTTGTGGTATTCAGCTCTTTTTCCATCGTCATGGACAATCTGGATGTCTCGCAGAGGAATTTTTACAGGGCCCGGAGATTTGCGGACGGCTTTGCGGAAGTGGAGGCCATGCCCTGCGCGGAAGTGGAAAAACTGAGAGACCTTGAAGGGATCGAGGACATTCAGGGCCGCCTGGTCAGGGAAGTGCGGGTGCTGCTGCCGGGGAGGGAGGAGAGCGTGCACCTGCGCCTGATTTCGGTGGACCCGGCCGCTCAAGACCCCATCAACGGGATGGAGCTCATGCAGGGAATCCCCCTGGAAAGCGGCGAAATGAATATCTGGGTGGACAACAAGTTCTTCGAGGCAAACCACCTCGAGCTCAACCAGGAAATTGAGGTCATCGTTGAGGGGAAAAAGAAGAATTTGCGCATCGTGGGATTCGGCAGGAGCCCGGAATTCATCTACGCCCTGCGCAGCTCCACCGACCTCTACCCCGACCCTGCCAGGTTTGGGGTTGCCTTCATTCCCTACGAAACAATGCGGGCGCTGTTCGCGGCCGGAAAGACGGTCAACGACCTCGTTTTTACCCTGCGGCCGGGCGCGGACTACCTCGCCCTGGAGCAGAGGCTGGAGCCGGAACTCAAGCCTTACGGGCTGAAAAGAATCTACCCCCGGAAGGACCAGATCAGCCACTTCATGCTTACCCAGGAGCTGAACAGCTTGAGGTCGACCGCCCGGACGCTGCCCCTCCTGTTCCTGTCGGTTGCAGCCCTGATTTTATACCTCATGCTGAGGCGGATGGTTGAGCAGCAGCGGGAACAAATCGGGATTTTAAAGGCGCTCGGGTACACAGACCGGGAAGTCCTGCTTCATTATCTGTCCTATCCCCTGATCGTCGGGGCGGCCGGGGGCCTGGCCGGAGGGCTCGCCGGGATTGCCCTGTCGTACCCCTTAACCACCATGTACCAGGTGTTTTTCAACATGCCAGGCCTCAAGAGCAGGTTTTCTCCAGAGCATCTCCTCTTAAGCATCCTCCTTTCCCTGGCGTTCAGCGGGTTTGCGGGGTACCAGGGGTGCAAGGGGGTTCTTGCCCTGAGGCCTGCCGAGGCGATGCGGCCCCCGGCGCCCCCCGCGGCGGCGAAAGCGCTTCTCGAAAGGTTCCCCCTCATCTGGAGCATGCTCACCGTGCAGGGCAAGATGGCGGTCCGCAGCATCAGCCGCAACAAAAGGCGCAGCCTCTTCGTGTTCGCGGGGATCACGTTCGCCTTCTCCCTCGGGGGGCTCACCTGGGCGCTGAAGGATATAAGCGAGAAGATGCTGCTGGTGCAGTACGAAAAAATCCAGGCCTACAACGTCAAGGTCGACCTTGCCCACCCCCTGGATCGGGAAAAGGCAACGCGGGAGCTTGCCCGTTTCCCCGGCGTGAAAAGGGCGGAGCCGGTGGCGGAGCTTCCCGTTACGCTGAAAAATGCCTGGCGCGAAAAGGATGTGGTGCTGCTGGGTCTCCCGCAGGACGGCAGGCTTTACAACATCCTGGACAAAAGGGATCGCAGGGTCGCGCCTCCCCGGAACGGGGTCCTGATTTCGGAGCGCCTGGCGCGCCTGCTCGGAGCCGGCCCCGGCACTCAATTAACCGTAAAAAGCCCGATGATGAGGGGCCCGGAAGAGGAGAAAAAAGTGGAGGTGGTGGGCGTCATCCCCCAGTACCTGGGGCTCAATGCGTACATGGAGATCGGGGCCGCAGGCCGCCTGTTGGGGCAGGAGAACCTGGCAACAGGGGTGATGCTGCTGGTGGAGGAGCAGCGCATTCCGCTGCTGCAGAGGAAGTACAACAGCAGCCCCGCAATCGCCGGGTTCGTGAACCGGGCGGAAATGTTCGCCCAGATCAAGGAGCTGATGGCTTCCTATTCCGGCACGATCCTTATCTTTGCGTTGATGGCCGTCATCACCGGCTTCGCCGTCATCTACAACTCTTCCACCATCACACTGTCGGAGCGGAGCCGCGAGCTGGCCTCCATGATGGTCCTGGGGATGACGCCAGGGGAGGCGCTCTCTGTAATTACCTTCGAGCAGTGGGTGCTCAGCATCTTTGCCATGCTCGCGGGGATACCCCTGACGAAGCTGTTCCTGGCAGGGATGGCCCGGGCGTTCAGCACCGACATCTACACCATTCCTGCCGAGATGTCCGGTCTCTCCGTGGTGGCGGCGTTTTTCATAACGGCCGCCTCGATCTGGATCGCCCAGCGGGCGGCGGCCAGAAAGGTCGCCGGGTTGAGCCTGGTAGAGGTTCTCAAGTCTCGGGAATAA
- a CDS encoding efflux RND transporter periplasmic adaptor subunit has protein sequence MKFNLVKYRRKILFGAAAVALAAVVFLGEALKPLEAELLRVEKRSIARTLQEEGFVVPAAEYPVFSVYGGRIVDLRVEEGDVVEKGEVLAVFDARDLHFQLAQLQAQLESVKGDEARMHQEPYRSQLRQQELLVEKARLDLEAARTSFARIEALYKSGAISTKEYEEALKAVKAAENALEQQEEALSLLVESHKPGSGTGRYYAGMKESLQAQIEAVKHKIEESRITAPAAGVVADLAVREGMVVPPGSPLMTIFQKDSYLVEVFVLAGDAGSLKEGMKVELVQEGAGGDLVFGGVVERIAPAAVEKISPLGLKEQRVKVTVKPETPKTPGLRPGCALDVRFTLEKQEGRLVVPKTALFPYRGGEAVWVVRRGRAKIQPVKKGFENDREVVIEKGLQEGDRVVLDLQLAGLKEDKRVADRS, from the coding sequence GTGAAATTTAATCTTGTGAAATACAGGCGGAAAATCCTTTTCGGGGCGGCCGCCGTGGCCCTTGCTGCGGTTGTTTTCCTGGGCGAAGCCCTCAAGCCGCTGGAGGCAGAGCTGTTGAGAGTCGAGAAGCGCTCCATCGCCAGGACGCTTCAGGAAGAAGGGTTTGTTGTCCCTGCAGCGGAGTACCCCGTTTTTTCCGTTTATGGCGGCAGGATTGTTGACCTGCGCGTGGAGGAGGGGGATGTGGTAGAGAAGGGGGAGGTGCTCGCGGTCTTCGATGCCCGGGATCTCCATTTCCAGCTGGCGCAGCTGCAGGCGCAACTCGAAAGCGTCAAAGGGGATGAGGCCAGGATGCATCAGGAGCCCTACCGGTCGCAGCTGAGGCAGCAGGAGCTCCTGGTGGAAAAGGCAAGGCTCGATCTCGAGGCGGCCAGAACCAGTTTCGCCAGGATCGAGGCGTTGTACAAATCCGGGGCAATCAGCACAAAGGAATATGAAGAGGCGCTGAAAGCGGTAAAAGCGGCGGAGAACGCCCTGGAGCAGCAGGAGGAAGCCCTTTCCCTGCTGGTCGAATCCCACAAGCCCGGCAGCGGGACAGGCCGGTACTATGCGGGAATGAAGGAATCCCTCCAGGCGCAGATTGAGGCGGTGAAACACAAAATAGAGGAATCCAGGATCACCGCGCCTGCCGCCGGGGTTGTTGCAGACCTGGCGGTCAGGGAAGGCATGGTCGTGCCCCCCGGTTCCCCCCTGATGACCATTTTTCAGAAGGACTCCTACCTGGTTGAGGTGTTCGTGCTCGCCGGAGATGCCGGAAGCCTGAAAGAAGGGATGAAGGTGGAGCTGGTTCAAGAGGGCGCCGGAGGGGATCTTGTTTTCGGTGGGGTTGTTGAAAGAATCGCTCCTGCAGCGGTGGAAAAGATATCACCGCTCGGATTGAAAGAGCAGCGCGTCAAGGTCACGGTGAAGCCGGAAACCCCCAAGACCCCCGGGCTGCGCCCCGGCTGCGCCCTCGATGTCCGGTTCACGCTCGAGAAACAGGAGGGCCGGCTGGTTGTGCCCAAGACGGCCCTGTTCCCCTATCGCGGCGGAGAGGCGGTTTGGGTGGTGCGGCGCGGAAGGGCAAAGATCCAGCCCGTCAAAAAAGGGTTTGAAAACGACCGGGAGGTCGTGATCGAAAAGGGGTTGCAGGAAGGGGACCGGGTCGTTCTCGACCTCCAGCTGGCCGGGCTTAAGGAGGACAAAAGGGTGGCGGATCGGTCTTGA
- a CDS encoding nucleotidyltransferase domain-containing protein yields the protein MPQTSWSYRRELDLLDELCHIGQSEDINLINLQQVPVTLQMRVLETGRPLYVRDEIRLADFKEWVIRRYCDFEPDLKNLYRDFDAGLREEFL from the coding sequence ATGCCGCAAACTTCCTGGAGCTACAGGCGCGAGCTAGATTTACTGGATGAGCTGTGCCACATCGGACAAAGTGAAGATATTAACCTGATAAATCTGCAGCAGGTTCCGGTAACCCTGCAGATGCGGGTCCTGGAAACCGGGCGACCCCTCTACGTCAGGGACGAAATACGTTTAGCCGATTTCAAGGAGTGGGTCATTCGCCGCTATTGTGATTTTGAGCCTGACCTGAAGAATCTCTACCGGGATTTTGATGCCGGCCTCCGGGAGGAATTTCTATGA
- a CDS encoding L,D-transpeptidase family protein, with amino-acid sequence MNLYGLILGLGILFGGAGIWMRGGAAWVATRSLQVLATAPADGAQDVPLYTEIRVRADAPIKKARFEVAPLTGKGLPGRVIVEGEAAVFIPHEHFLPGTGYQVRCWLQSRGGGEREECFWFATRRVTGKWIAVRLGKIHTVTVYEGRMPVRLMLASGGRPGRETPRGIFAIQDRGQSFWSSRFQEGALWWVRFHREFLFHSVPRDEAWLVKEEEHAKLGLPASHGCIRLSDQDARWLYENVPDGALVVIYP; translated from the coding sequence ATGAACCTTTATGGGTTGATTCTGGGCCTGGGGATCCTTTTCGGAGGCGCAGGTATCTGGATGCGAGGTGGGGCGGCTTGGGTTGCGACCCGGAGCCTGCAGGTGCTCGCCACCGCCCCTGCAGACGGGGCGCAGGATGTTCCTCTTTATACAGAGATCCGGGTGCGCGCCGATGCACCCATCAAGAAAGCCCGTTTCGAGGTGGCCCCCCTCACCGGAAAGGGCTTGCCGGGGAGGGTGATTGTGGAGGGAGAGGCCGCGGTTTTTATTCCACATGAGCATTTTCTGCCCGGCACCGGCTACCAGGTCCGCTGCTGGCTCCAGTCTCGAGGCGGCGGAGAAAGGGAGGAGTGCTTCTGGTTTGCAACCCGGAGGGTGACGGGAAAGTGGATCGCGGTCAGGCTCGGGAAGATTCACACCGTGACCGTATACGAAGGCCGGATGCCGGTTCGCCTGATGCTGGCATCGGGCGGAAGACCTGGGCGGGAAACGCCGCGGGGGATATTTGCGATCCAGGACCGCGGCCAGTCCTTCTGGTCCTCCCGCTTTCAGGAAGGAGCCCTCTGGTGGGTGCGCTTCCACCGGGAGTTTTTATTCCACTCCGTTCCCCGGGATGAGGCGTGGCTGGTCAAAGAGGAAGAACACGCAAAGCTGGGGCTGCCCGCAAGCCACGGCTGCATCAGGTTGAGCGATCAGGACGCACGGTGGCTGTACGAAAATGTGCCCGACGGGGCGCTGGTGGTGATTTACCCCTAG
- a CDS encoding spore maturation protein codes for MNLVFLFLLCSGIVAAALQGRPELVTKAALNGAAAGVERIWEITGALCFWLGIARVAERAGIIRGFSRLLAPFIRLLFPGVPGNHPALGSILLNMTANFLGLGSAATPFGLRAMQQLQELNPRKDTASEAMCTFLVINTSALALPFTMVAIRAAAGAENPADIVVPSLLANCAALLVAVCGDWCCRRWAKRRGGF; via the coding sequence GTGAATCTCGTTTTTTTATTTTTGCTCTGCAGCGGGATTGTTGCGGCTGCGCTGCAGGGCCGCCCCGAGCTTGTGACGAAAGCGGCCCTGAACGGGGCTGCCGCCGGGGTGGAAAGGATCTGGGAGATTACAGGTGCCCTCTGTTTCTGGTTGGGGATCGCGCGGGTCGCCGAGAGGGCCGGGATCATCCGGGGCTTCAGCCGCCTCCTCGCTCCCTTCATCCGCCTCCTCTTCCCGGGCGTGCCGGGGAATCACCCCGCCCTGGGGTCGATTCTCCTCAACATGACGGCCAACTTTTTAGGGCTGGGAAGCGCCGCGACCCCCTTCGGGCTCCGGGCGATGCAGCAGCTTCAGGAGCTCAACCCCAGGAAAGATACCGCCAGCGAGGCGATGTGCACCTTCCTCGTGATCAACACCTCGGCCCTCGCCCTCCCCTTTACGATGGTGGCGATCCGGGCTGCCGCCGGAGCGGAAAACCCCGCCGATATCGTCGTTCCCAGCCTCCTGGCAAACTGCGCGGCGCTCCTGGTGGCGGTGTGCGGAGACTGGTGCTGCCGGCGGTGGGCGAAGAGGCGTGGAGGCTTTTGA
- a CDS encoding spore maturation protein, with product MGVLTALSYWMLFLFIGGVLLAASLRGVKVYRVFLEGAAEGFALGVRILPYIVGIFVAVNVFREGGALLWLTRLLAPVLKILALPPPVFPLLLVRPLSGPASLGLALEIFAREGVDSLAGRTAAAVYGCTETTLYVLALYFASVGVKHPRYSVVVGLLADLAGFLTAVWLCRALFG from the coding sequence ATGGGCGTTTTGACGGCGCTCTCTTACTGGATGCTCTTTCTTTTTATCGGCGGGGTCCTGCTGGCTGCCTCCCTGCGGGGGGTTAAAGTCTACCGGGTCTTTTTAGAAGGGGCGGCCGAAGGGTTTGCCCTGGGCGTCCGGATCCTTCCTTACATCGTCGGGATTTTTGTGGCGGTAAACGTCTTCCGGGAGGGAGGCGCCCTGCTCTGGCTGACGCGGCTCCTTGCGCCGGTGCTCAAAATCCTTGCCCTTCCCCCTCCGGTTTTCCCCCTGCTTCTCGTCCGGCCGCTGTCGGGCCCCGCCTCCCTGGGGCTGGCCCTGGAGATCTTCGCCCGGGAGGGGGTTGACTCCCTGGCGGGGCGGACTGCAGCCGCCGTGTACGGCTGCACGGAAACGACCCTCTACGTGCTCGCCCTCTACTTTGCCTCCGTTGGGGTGAAGCACCCCCGCTACAGCGTGGTCGTGGGGCTCCTCGCCGATCTCGCCGGTTTCCTGACGGCAGTCTGGCTCTGCAGGGCGCTGTTTGGCTGA
- a CDS encoding phosphate ABC transporter substrate-binding protein, protein MRSVVQVKWVALPLAVFFVLGAAAGCAKRTQGLSGSISIAGSTSVQPLSEELANAFMEKNPGVRVIVAGGGSGAGIKAAQEGTADIGSSSRELKPEEKGTVKEFMIAKDGIAVVVHPGNPVKELTLDQVRKIFAGEITNWKDVGGKDAAINVFTREEGSGTRGAFEEIVMKDRKISGKAAVQQSTGAVRTAVAGDPNGIGYISLGSVNEAVKVLAVDGVKPGKETVLDGSYKISRPFLYLTKDEPAGLTRAFIDFVLGPEGQAIVGQEFIPVR, encoded by the coding sequence ATGAGATCTGTGGTGCAGGTTAAGTGGGTGGCGCTGCCTCTCGCGGTTTTCTTTGTGCTTGGGGCCGCGGCGGGGTGCGCGAAGCGGACTCAAGGGTTGAGCGGCTCCATCAGCATCGCGGGTTCGACTTCGGTGCAGCCGCTCTCCGAAGAGCTGGCAAACGCCTTTATGGAGAAGAACCCGGGTGTCAGAGTCATTGTTGCCGGAGGCGGTTCCGGTGCAGGCATTAAGGCCGCCCAGGAGGGAACCGCAGACATCGGCTCCTCCTCCCGGGAGCTGAAACCCGAGGAAAAGGGCACTGTTAAGGAATTCATGATTGCGAAGGACGGAATTGCAGTTGTCGTCCACCCCGGGAATCCCGTGAAAGAGCTGACCCTGGATCAGGTGCGGAAGATCTTCGCCGGGGAGATCACCAACTGGAAGGATGTCGGAGGAAAGGACGCGGCCATTAACGTTTTTACCCGGGAAGAGGGGTCGGGAACGCGTGGCGCCTTTGAAGAGATTGTGATGAAAGACAGGAAGATCAGCGGCAAGGCCGCCGTTCAGCAGTCGACCGGGGCCGTCCGGACCGCGGTTGCCGGAGATCCCAACGGGATCGGGTACATTTCCCTGGGGAGCGTCAACGAAGCGGTGAAGGTCCTCGCCGTTGATGGAGTAAAGCCCGGCAAGGAGACGGTTCTCGACGGCTCCTACAAGATTTCCCGTCCCTTCCTCTACCTGACGAAGGATGAGCCTGCCGGTCTGACCAGGGCGTTTATCGATTTCGTGCTCGGCCCCGAGGGCCAGGCAATTGTGGGGCAGGAATTCATCCCGGTCAGGTAG
- the pstC gene encoding phosphate ABC transporter permease subunit PstC has product MRRRFCEQVYPFLLLLCAFTSIVVVVLVGVFVFLEGYPVLQKTGFFPFLFGQRWLPREEVFGILPMVVGTLAVTFGALLLGVPLALATAIFLAEFAPPLAALWTRRAIELLAGIPSVVYGLFGMTVIVPLVRCAAVNWFGPWLAPEMKMGYGIVAASLVLAIMILPTVVNISEDALRAVPREYAEGSFALGATHWQTIVHCLLPAARSGITAGVMLGMGRAIGETMAVLMVAGNAPALPRSIFSPVRTLSGNIGLEMGYASGSHAQALFATGVVLFLVIMLLNSFALLLTGRRARTA; this is encoded by the coding sequence ATGAGGCGCCGTTTTTGCGAACAGGTTTACCCCTTCTTGCTCCTTCTCTGCGCCTTTACTTCGATCGTTGTGGTGGTGCTGGTAGGGGTTTTTGTCTTTCTTGAGGGGTATCCGGTGCTCCAGAAAACAGGTTTTTTTCCTTTTCTCTTCGGCCAGAGGTGGCTCCCCAGAGAGGAAGTATTCGGGATTCTCCCAATGGTTGTGGGCACCCTTGCGGTGACCTTCGGCGCTCTCCTGCTGGGGGTCCCTCTTGCCCTGGCGACGGCGATTTTTCTGGCCGAGTTTGCCCCTCCCCTCGCCGCCCTCTGGACGCGCCGGGCGATTGAGCTTCTGGCAGGAATTCCCTCGGTTGTTTACGGCCTTTTCGGAATGACGGTGATTGTGCCCCTGGTGCGCTGCGCTGCCGTGAACTGGTTTGGCCCCTGGCTTGCCCCGGAGATGAAGATGGGGTACGGGATTGTCGCAGCCTCCCTGGTCCTTGCCATCATGATTCTCCCGACGGTTGTAAACATTTCGGAGGATGCCCTCCGCGCCGTTCCCCGCGAGTATGCCGAAGGCTCCTTTGCCCTTGGTGCAACCCACTGGCAGACCATTGTGCACTGCCTGCTCCCGGCGGCGCGCTCCGGGATCACGGCAGGCGTTATGCTGGGGATGGGGCGGGCGATCGGCGAAACGATGGCCGTTTTAATGGTGGCCGGAAACGCCCCGGCCCTGCCGCGCTCGATCTTTTCCCCGGTGCGCACCCTGAGCGGGAACATCGGGCTTGAGATGGGGTACGCCTCGGGCTCCCACGCCCAGGCCCTCTTCGCCACAGGGGTTGTCTTGTTTCTCGTGATCATGCTCCTGAACAGCTTTGCCCTGCTGCTCACGGGAAGGAGGGCGAGAACGGCATGA
- the pstA gene encoding phosphate ABC transporter permease PstA, whose amino-acid sequence MIGARAQERLAKIAVWTAAMLTVLVLILILGYILVQGAGRLSLSFLLENPRRMGSEGGIFSPLVGTLYFTLLTILLAAPVGVGAAIFLTEYTRPGPFVKAVRFATDALAGIPSIVIGLFGFAFFVVLLKPYTGGWSILSGALTAFCMILPTIVRTAEEAIQAVPDSYREGSLALGVSRWQTVVWVVLPSALPGILTGILLSVGRIVGETAPLLLTLGGSLLLPHTIFDPARTLSMHLYLVAMETGCFPVAFGTGAVLIFVILSLNIFSYLLVRHLVRRAGGALHGK is encoded by the coding sequence ATGATCGGGGCGAGGGCCCAGGAGAGGCTGGCGAAGATCGCCGTCTGGACGGCGGCGATGCTGACGGTGCTCGTTCTGATTCTGATTCTCGGCTACATTCTGGTTCAGGGCGCGGGCCGGCTCAGCCTCTCCTTCCTCCTGGAGAACCCCCGGCGCATGGGGAGCGAGGGAGGGATCTTCTCCCCGCTGGTCGGCACCCTTTACTTTACGCTTCTCACCATCCTCCTGGCAGCCCCGGTGGGGGTGGGGGCGGCCATTTTCCTCACCGAATACACCCGCCCCGGGCCTTTCGTGAAGGCAGTTCGCTTCGCCACCGATGCCCTTGCGGGGATTCCTTCGATCGTCATCGGCCTCTTCGGCTTTGCCTTCTTCGTCGTTCTGCTCAAGCCCTACACCGGGGGCTGGTCGATTCTCTCCGGCGCCCTCACCGCCTTCTGCATGATTCTCCCGACCATCGTCCGCACCGCCGAGGAGGCAATTCAAGCCGTACCCGACAGCTACCGGGAGGGGAGCCTTGCCCTCGGCGTGAGCAGGTGGCAGACGGTTGTCTGGGTTGTTTTGCCCAGCGCCCTGCCGGGAATCCTGACGGGGATTCTCCTGAGCGTGGGCCGGATTGTTGGGGAAACCGCTCCTCTCCTCCTGACCCTGGGCGGCTCGCTCCTGCTTCCCCATACCATCTTCGATCCCGCAAGGACGCTTTCCATGCACCTCTACCTTGTGGCGATGGAAACCGGCTGCTTCCCGGTGGCTTTCGGGACCGGAGCGGTTCTCATCTTCGTCATCCTCTCTTTGAACATTTTCAGCTACCTGCTCGTCCGGCATCTGGTCAGGCGGGCGGGCGGGGCCCTGCACGGAAAATGA
- a CDS encoding energy-coupling factor ABC transporter permease: MHIAEGMLPLGWAAAYSGVAVPFLARGIWDYVRLAAREPSVRQMVGALTAAVFIISLLPVPVPITGTCSHPGGTPLAAILAGPWLATVMAFIALLFQALFLAHGGLTTLGANTLTMGLFGGLVGYLVFRGLRRLGLNLTWAAGCAGFLGDLSIYVGSSFQLALAIHGTTPWPRVWGVIFAAYLPTQLPLALLEGIFTGLVVGYVAARRSDLLVRLGYALAPLQAPVPEGGKPS, from the coding sequence ATGCACATTGCCGAAGGAATGCTGCCCCTCGGCTGGGCGGCTGCCTATTCAGGGGTTGCCGTGCCTTTTCTGGCCAGGGGGATTTGGGATTACGTGCGCCTCGCGGCGCGGGAGCCCTCCGTCAGGCAGATGGTGGGGGCGCTTACGGCAGCGGTTTTTATTATTTCCCTCCTGCCGGTTCCCGTCCCGATCACCGGCACCTGCTCGCACCCGGGGGGAACCCCCCTTGCCGCGATTCTGGCCGGCCCCTGGCTCGCGACGGTGATGGCCTTCATCGCCCTGCTTTTTCAGGCGCTTTTTCTTGCCCACGGCGGCCTCACCACCCTGGGGGCGAACACCCTGACGATGGGGCTCTTCGGGGGGCTGGTGGGCTACCTGGTTTTCCGGGGGCTGCGGCGGCTCGGCCTTAACCTGACCTGGGCAGCCGGCTGCGCGGGTTTCCTGGGGGATTTGAGCATTTACGTGGGAAGCTCTTTCCAGCTCGCCCTCGCCATTCACGGCACCACACCCTGGCCCCGGGTCTGGGGGGTTATCTTTGCGGCCTACCTTCCCACCCAGCTGCCCCTCGCCCTGCTGGAGGGGATCTTTACGGGGCTGGTGGTCGGCTACGTGGCGGCCCGCCGGTCGGATCTGCTGGTCCGGCTCGGCTATGCCCTGGCGCCGTTGCAGGCCCCGGTTCCGGAAGGAGGGAAGCCCTCGTGA
- a CDS encoding cobalt transporter produces MSKNRIALVLLAGIAALLLGAVFYSSHEFPGADEQIGAVAEKYAREVGVGEHPPLINTDRGDLLLFLFALSGLTAGFYLGYQWRELFGREGADGGSCGGLSAPGRE; encoded by the coding sequence GTGAGCAAAAACCGGATTGCCCTGGTCCTGCTGGCGGGAATCGCGGCGCTGCTGCTGGGAGCCGTTTTTTACAGCAGCCACGAGTTTCCGGGTGCAGACGAGCAGATCGGCGCGGTTGCAGAAAAGTACGCCCGGGAGGTGGGAGTTGGGGAGCATCCTCCCCTCATCAACACCGACCGGGGAGACCTGCTCCTCTTCCTTTTCGCCCTTTCGGGGCTCACGGCGGGGTTTTACCTGGGCTACCAGTGGCGGGAGCTTTTCGGCAGGGAGGGAGCGGACGGGGGCTCCTGCGGGGGCCTGTCGGCCCCGGGAAGGGAGTAG
- the cbiQ gene encoding cobalt ECF transporter T component CbiQ — translation MEEFFGDEQKSLFWEKVDARAKLFLVVLLLGIVVSARNFCAPAACCLFMLLLLSFQVPLPLLLRRQLPVLLMAFFLFVTQVFWYGTTPLFNLGWGGAALTGYREGIERGVLLAARLLGGFSLLLFLNTTTQVKDLLAAARWFRVPPPCLEIAVSAYRAVHLLAEEIPLVYRAQRLRLNYVGWRRGLRSIGMLGGIVLTRALDRGEALARALESRGCRELWPGAPGEGRGAAGATLLVLGLGACLGLALILLGFCQPSPGPGPCRIF, via the coding sequence GTGGAAGAGTTTTTTGGAGATGAGCAGAAGAGCCTTTTTTGGGAAAAGGTGGACGCCAGGGCGAAGCTTTTCCTGGTCGTGCTTTTGCTGGGGATCGTTGTGAGCGCAAGAAACTTTTGTGCTCCGGCAGCCTGCTGCCTTTTCATGCTGCTGCTCCTCTCCTTTCAGGTGCCCCTGCCTCTTCTTCTGCGGCGGCAGCTGCCGGTTCTCTTGATGGCCTTCTTTCTCTTCGTGACCCAGGTGTTCTGGTACGGCACAACCCCCCTCTTTAACCTGGGCTGGGGCGGGGCGGCGCTGACCGGCTACCGGGAGGGGATCGAACGGGGGGTTCTCCTGGCGGCGCGCCTCCTGGGAGGCTTTTCTCTGCTTCTTTTCCTGAACACGACCACCCAGGTGAAGGATCTCCTGGCGGCAGCCCGGTGGTTCCGGGTGCCGCCTCCCTGCCTGGAAATCGCAGTTTCCGCCTACCGGGCGGTGCACCTCCTGGCGGAGGAGATCCCCCTTGTCTACCGCGCCCAGCGCCTCAGGTTAAACTACGTCGGGTGGCGCCGGGGGCTGCGCAGCATCGGGATGCTGGGGGGAATTGTTCTCACGCGCGCCCTCGACCGGGGCGAGGCGCTGGCCCGCGCCCTGGAGAGCCGGGGGTGCCGGGAGCTCTGGCCGGGAGCGCCGGGAGAAGGGAGGGGCGCGGCCGGGGCAACCCTTCTGGTTTTGGGGCTGGGGGCCTGCCTGGGCCTTGCCCTGATCCTCCTGGGATTCTGCCAGCCCAGCCCCGGTCCCGGGCCTTGCAGGATTTTTTGA